In one window of Megalopta genalis isolate 19385.01 chromosome 8, iyMegGena1_principal, whole genome shotgun sequence DNA:
- the LOC117217609 gene encoding mitochondrial intermembrane space import and assembly protein 40-B isoform X1 translates to MPVTHKEGKDTIIFASKEDHATPSKIDLPELEPSPGLLLPNGEINWNCPCLGGMATGPCGLEFREAFSCFHYSDDDPKGSDCYEAFKTMQLCMQQYPALYGNKETNIDDFEKDAEEEQDVIDAQDTSKFPGQKDKLESKREERSEPSSTKIGIGRANVH, encoded by the coding sequence ATGCCAGTAACTCATAAGGAAGGGAAAGATACTATTATATTCGCGTCCAAGGAGGATCATGCGACACCTAGCAAGATAGACCTCCCAGAGCTAGAACCGAGTCCAGGTCTGCTCTTGCCAAATGGAGAGATCAACTGGAATTGTCCCTGTCTTGGTGGCATGGCGACTGGACCATGTGGATTAGAATTCAGGGAAGCCTTTTCGTGTTTTCATTACTCGGATGATGACCCGAAAGGTTCGGATTGCTATGAAGCATTTAAAACCATGCAATTGTGCATGCAGCAATATCCAGCGCTATATGGTAACAAGGAAACAAACATAGATGATTTCGAGAAGGACGCAGAAGAGGAACAGGATGTCATAGATGCACAAGATACCAGTAAATTCCCAGGCCAGAAGGATAAATTAGAATCGAAAAGGGAAGAGAGGTCGGAGCCATCTAGTACAAAAATAGGTATAGGACGTGCTAATGTTCATTGA
- the LOC117217609 gene encoding uncharacterized protein LOC117217609 isoform X2, with translation MYYLDVSLELPDCPNREVSGVYLKKNILQSVRQLFGEEGTKCAIDILKFDPEDCRFVLRCTDDCYVRLRAALSLAESAFSF, from the exons ATGTATTACTTAGACGTTTCTCT AGAGCTACCAGATTGCCCTAATCGCGAAGTATCGGGAGTATACTTGAAGAAGAATATCCTGCAATCTGTAAGACAATTGTTCGGAGAAGAAGGAACCAAGTGTGCCATTGATATTTTAAAGTTTGATCCGGAAGACTGCAGGTTTGTCTTACGGTGTACGGATGACTGTTACGTACGCCTAAGGGCAGCTCTGTCACTTGCCGAAAG TGCCTTTTCATTCTGA